A portion of the Salminus brasiliensis chromosome 9, fSalBra1.hap2, whole genome shotgun sequence genome contains these proteins:
- the ankrd53 gene encoding ankyrin repeat domain-containing protein 53, protein MATVKSTNKQFMADVGGTRRQVRWLQRAPPAGDVFQAAVSGDQEWLSFSLKRALSPSQPNKQGLTVLHVAAQHGRLDCVKLLVESRCVDVNATCPRGRRPLHMVLSLQSKPHSHTCLTYLLQHGAQHNVSTDDGLTPLHMAAAEGLRECVETLVEVGADTHACDSRGHTPLNLAHIWGHRVIARFLKNVMWQRDKKKEMEGRKALQNLRQNLLWMYRSAEVKDKVAREAVNKRKVTQWAEKKGLPLLWPPPRGAGALSNSRCLSPEPLITESEKECNASAPRQMWNISPNPSKPPSASVSRPQEVRLGIHPEEVPPEPDLRQCVTLRCLEDGCIHYIASWDAVPQPVPALPIDVIQRGLFPSAYPSRITSPLHFQTSSMLDLPHRGRTAKPGASPWTEVAMHLAEELELGHY, encoded by the exons ATGGCAACTGTGAAATCCACCAACAAACAGTTCATGGCAGACGTTGG TGGGACTCGCCGCCAGGTTCGCTGGCTGCAGAGGGCGCCGCCCGCAGGTGATGTATTTCAGGCTGCGGTGTCCGGAGACCAGGAATGGCTGAGCTTCAGTCTGAAGAGGGCACTCTCACCCTCGCAGCCAAACAAACAG gGCCTCACTGTCCTCCACGTGGCTGCTCAGCATGGCCGGCTCGACTGCGTGAAGCTGCTTGTGGAGTCTCGCTGTGTTGATGTGAACGCTACTTGTCCACGTGGGCGGAGACCCCTGCACATGGTGCTCAGTCTACAGAGCAAGCCCCACTCGCACACCTGTCTCACATACCTGCTGCAGCATGGAGCCCAGCACAATGT GTCCACAGATGATGGACTGACCCCTCTGCATATGGCTGCAGCTGAAGGCCTGAGAGAATGTGTTGAAACGCTAGTTGAGGTTGGAGCGGACACACATGCATGTGACAGCAGAGGACACACGCCACTCAACCTTGCTCACATCTGGGGTCACAGAGTCATTGCGAG GTTTCTAAAGAATGTCATGTGGCAGAGAGATAAGAAGAAAGAAATGGAGGGACGCAAAGCACTGCAGAATCTCAGACAGAATCTGTTGTGGATGTACAGGAGTGCAGAGGTCAAGGACAAG GTGGCCAGAGAGGCTGTTAATAAGCGTAAAGTCACTCAGTGGGCTGAGAAGAAGGGACTTCCTTTGCTCTGGCCTCCTCCTAGGGGTGCAGGGGCATTAAGCAATAGCCGCTGCCTATCCCCTGAGCCTCTGATAACAGAGAGTGAAAAAGAATGCAATGCAAGTGCACCACGACAAATGTGGAACATCTCCCCAAACCCATCCAAACCACCTTCAGCTAGCGTTAGCAGGCCACAAGAGGTAAGATTGGGAATCCATCCAGAAGAAGTACCACCAGAGCCAGATCTGCGCCAGTGTGTGACATTGAGATGTTTAGAAGATGGCTGCATCCACTACATTGCATCATGGGATGCCGTTCCACAGCCAGTTCCTGCCCTGCCTATTGATGTCATCCAAAGGGGCCTGTTTCCATCCGCTTATCCCTCACGTATCACATCTCCACTGCACTTCCAGACTAGCAGCATGCTGGACCTGCCACATCGAGGCCGTACTGCCAAACCAGGAGCCTCACCTTGGACTGAAGTGGCAATGCACCTGGcagaggagctggagctgggcCATTACTAA